TTAGGGTTTTCAGATTGTCCTTCCTTTATGTAGATCTTGCAAATCTCTAATTATTCATGACTTTCAAGGGAAAAGAACTGCAAATTCAATAAAGCTATATGCAAGGACTAAATGTGCGAAATAATATCTCCTTAACCAATTAACACTTTCAAATCTGAGTTAATTTGTCAATGCTTCGTCAATTACTGGTGAATTAGATCACAACACATTGATTTTGTGCTTAGAAATCTAATGTGATCTCTGGTTATTGAGCTACATATCCCATAATCCAGGGGCATGCTTGTGGAAAATGCTCTCTGGACTATTCGTTTGTGATAGCATCTCTCATAAGGTGTGCTTCAACTTCCCTAAAACATAGTTACATAACAAGTTTAGAACATATCAATGTCAAATTTCTCTTGGATTAATGGAAGATCATTATATTATTAGGATTTTCAGCTTTTGGTTGATTGTAAAGATTTATATTGTTATCACTTGTGTAGTACACATCAAGAGACACTAGGAGGCCAGGAGCATATAGAAACTGTTTTTGTGTAATACCCTTCTTTCTTATCTATCATCAGGTTGTCCTGTATATAATTCACCGGCTGTTGTGCCAATGCTATTCCCTTTGGCTATCATAGTGGAGCAAAGAGCTTCACCTATTATAGAAAAGCCACTGACGAGAAAGAGAACATGTTAAATTGTTGTTTCTGGAGCTGCTCCTGCTGCAAAGAAGTCCTGCAGGAAATTGATTTCCAAGAAAGTATCAAACACAGGTAAATATTGTAACTAGTTATTTTCATAAATTGAGTCCCTGTGTTTTTGTTATCTTCAATTGACATGATTTAAAACTTCCAAATTTTCTCATAGCTACAGGTAAAACACTTGAATAATATAGTCACCAATCAAAAACATGCACGGACCTCTGCAATGGTTGTACCATCGCCCCATTTTCACATACCTGTTGCACCACAGGTTCAGGTATCCACTGTGGCTAAAAGTTTCTTCAATCAGCCCTCATATTCCCCTCCAACTTATACCTCTGGTCCTAATACTCCACCACAACAGGCAGCCTCTTCTCAAAATGATAGGCCACGATCACTGGGTGTTTCTTCCACATCCAAATGCAATAAAGACAATACTACTCAAGAGATCACTCCCAAGTGCCAACTGCACTATAATAACAGCTAAGAGAGTTAGAGTGAGCCTCTTCAAAGAAGTGGGATACTATATAGTGGAGAGATCGCGCTGCAATTCCTTCCCATCTCCTGCCAAGACAAACTCAAAGAGGCTGAATAAGAGGGATCATGTAAAAGGAAGGCTTGGGTTTGATGGTCCAGATGGATCGGTTGACCTGGACAAGCCAACTGCAACTAAGATTTCAACTTCTGAGTCTGATCAGGAAGTGGACTTGTTTGACATGGATTTCCTTAATCTTCATTCCCTTGGAGAAAATTTTTGCTTCTCTGAGCCGTTAATTGATATTCCTGTGCCTGTCAACAAACCTCAGGCTCTCCTGGAGATACTGCTTCAGGATGTTGATTCTCTTTGATCTGCCTTTCACATAGAGTTTACATACTTCCATGCTCTGCTTTTTAGAAGTATTAGTCTTATTTTCTCTTCATCTGATTCCCTCTCCTATGGACAATATATAGGTTGCCTAATGAATCAGGGGCTGACCATGTAACGTCAGAGTTCTCATCAACTGTAACAGAACTGATTTAAGGGAAAGATGTGCATAGTCAAGGTGAGAAATATAATCAGTATAACGCATTCGATCTGATACTTTGCGCAGATTAATGGAATAAATGTATTGTTGCAGGCCCAGAAGCTCTAACTACAGTGAAGTCGGTTACAAAATGCATAAGAATTTTAAGTCCTGGTTAGTTCACCTCTTGACCATTTATTTGCTTGCAGGTTCACGTTCTGCCTAATATTGactcttgatttttcttttgcttaCCTAATCGATATGGAACTCCTTGATTGCCGTAAAAGCAAATGCAAACCAGGCTGCTGAAGTCCTCAATTTCTCAGGTGCATTCTTATTAAATTTTGTGCgtaaatttttttggataatttacatcttttgtgaattttttttttttttgaaaggtcagAGACCGTAGATATATTCATGTACTCATCAACTGAGTAGACGAAATGGAGGCCATTATAGGCACTCGAGCCACCATATAGGTGGGATACAACCAGCAAAAAACAAATGGATTAAATACAAAACATGCAccacaaataaaagaaacaacATATAATGCAAAATTATACTTCACAGTCAGATCTCCTCCCTTAATTCTTGGTTGCAAGAAATTTTGTCCATCTGAACAACGTGTTGTACCAAAAGAGGTGTGTCTTCAATCCAAACCTTCAAACCTGGTATATGAATTGAGTAGCGAGCCATCTCATGGGCAGCCATGTTGGCTGACCTTTTTGCAAAGATAAATTTCCAGCTCGTGAAATATTGAACTAGCCGTTTAATCTCCAACACCACCGGACTCCATACATGTAAATGCAGCTCCCCACCATTAATGGCTGACACTATAGTTGCAGCATCTCCTTCAAAAACTACATTCTTAAAGCCCAAATCCAAAGCTAAGTTAACTGCGAATAATGCTGCCATCGCCTCTGCCAAAGCAGGAGCCAATAAGGATTCTCTCACTAATGAACCACAAGCTAACACATCTCCAACTGTATCTCTGTAAATAACACCGAATCCAGTCCTATTCAATTGAGAATGTATAGATGCATCCCAATTCACCTTAATGGTATTAATAGGTGGGCTTCTCCAAATCTGTACCATATATTGATCATTAGCCAATCTTGGTGATGATCTCTCCATTCCCATTTGCACACTATAGAATTCTTCAGCTGTTAAAATACCATATTGGGCTACCTGCGTAG
The window above is part of the Tripterygium wilfordii isolate XIE 37 chromosome 3, ASM1340144v1, whole genome shotgun sequence genome. Proteins encoded here:
- the LOC119995675 gene encoding uncharacterized protein LOC119995675, with protein sequence MGKQTRSGKPQSLGKGKVTAVQVAFFVYRYLSDNNFNKTRSVFRTEAASLISKSPVREAHRRLYLTLGTILNEYIRLKEQEVMFDQERVRLEQGKLPLFGYARGQECVQCQWRCDSCSEDSGSCNSTSGLSSSIRCSGSPAGATLDPLCTPGFQIVLPLCRSCKSLIIHDFQGKRTANSIKLYARTKWACLWKMLSGLFVCDSISHKYTSRDTRRPGAYRNCFCVIPFFLIYHQSPIKNMHGPLQWLYHRPIFTYLLHHRFRYPLWLKVSSISPHIPLQLIPLVLILHHNRQPLLKMIGHDHWVFLPHPNAIKTILLKRSLPSANCTIITAKRVRVSLFKEVGYYIVERSRCNSFPSPAKTNSKRLNKRDHVKGRLGFDGPDGSVDLDKPTATKISTSESDQEVDLFDMDFLNLHSLGENFCFSEPLIDIPVPVNKPQALLEILLQDVDSL